One Euphorbia lathyris chromosome 1, ddEupLath1.1, whole genome shotgun sequence DNA segment encodes these proteins:
- the LOC136231098 gene encoding furostanol glycoside 26-O-beta-glucosidase-like isoform X2, whose protein sequence is MDLLPICALALLLLSPSLLPYATASRALGILPKEATQILLSSGEESNVVSRSDFPNDFLFGVSTSALQTEGSLNTGGRKPSIWEPFLKKKQDEVLDKSSADTAIDSYKRYKEDIEHVKNLGVDAYRFSISWTRILPGGSLRDGINQEGIDHYNKIIDTLLEYGIIPFVTLYHFDSPQVLDDKYGGFLNRSIVNDFKDYCDVCFKSFGDRVKNWVTINEPLLVSEFGYDLGLSPPGRCTERKTCAAGNSSVEPYIVTHIHVLCHAAAVKLYREEYQAKQGGEVGVTLVGQFYEPYSESLEDKAAQQRILDFRIGWLLEPLVYGDYPSLMKELVKERLPTFTKQEKQLVKGSFDFIGINYYSSNYAKSIPINLNVPPTSYNDDQFVNRTVKGKDGKYIGPKAEGNAQIYIYPEGLQKMLEFIKRKYKNPKVYVTENGVTEFRDDSLGLVKALHDQHRINYIQQHFYRIHKAIK, encoded by the exons ATGGATCTTCTTCCTATTTGTGCTCTTGCTTTGCTACTACTCTCTCCCTCTCTGCTTCCTTATG CTACTGCCTCAAGAGCATTAGGAATACTACCAAAGGAGGCGACACAAATTCTTTTGAGCTCCGGTGAAGAATCAAATGTCGTTAGTAGATCAGATTTTCCTAATGATTTTCTGTTTGGAGTATCTACCTCGGCTTTGCAG ACTGAAGGATCTTTAAACACTGGAGGCAGAAAACCAAGCATATGGGAACCTTTTCTCAAGAAGAAACAAG ATGAGGTGCTTGATAAAAGTAGTGCGGATACTGCAATTGATTCTTATAAGCGTTACAAA GAAGATATTGAGCATGTGAAAAACCTTGGCGTAGATGCTTATAGATTTTCTATCTCTTGGACCAGAATTCTTCCTG GTGGATCTTTGAGAGATGGGATAAATCAAGAAGGAATCGATCACTACAACAAGATAATTGATACGTTACTAGAATATG GTATCATACCTTTTGTGACTCTCTATCACTTTGATTCTCCTCAAGTTTTGGATGACAAGTACGGTGGGTTTTTAAACCGATCAATTGT gAATGATTTTAAGGATTATTGTGATGTTTGTTTTAAGAGTTTTGGAGATAGAGTGAAAAATTGGGTTACAATCAATGAGCCACTTCTGGTTTCAGAATTTGGGTATGACCTAGGGCTTTCCCCACCAGGCAGATGTACAGAAAGAAAAACATGTGCAGCTGGTAATTCATCTGTTGAACCTTACATTGTTACCCATATTCATGTACTCTGCCATGCTGCTGCTGTCAAGCTTTACAGGGAAGAATACCAG GCAAAACAAGGGGGAGAGGTTGGGGTAACACTGGTAGGACAATTCTATGAGCCATATTCTGAATCTTTGGAAGATAAAGCTGCACAACAAAGGATCTTGGACTTTAGAATAGGATG GTTATTGGAACCATTAGTATATGGTGATTATCCTAGTCTCATGAAAGAATTGGTGAAGGAAAGGCTTCCTACTTTCACAAAGCAAGAGAAGCAGTTAGTGAAGGGCTCTTTTGATTTTATTGGCATAAActattattcatcaaattatgCCAAAAGCATACCGATCAATCTAAATGTTCCACCTACCAGCTACAACGATGACCAATTTGTAAATAGGACAG TGAAGGGGAAAGATGGAAAATATATAGGCCCAAAG GCTGAAGGGAATgctcaaatttatatttacccAGAAGGACTTCAGAAAATGTTGGAGTTTATCAAGCGAAAATACAAAAACCCCAAGGTCTACGTCACTGAGAATG GGGTTACTGAGTTTCGGGACGATAGCCTTGGATTAGTTAAAGCACTACATGATCAACATAGAATCAATTATATTCAGCAGCATTTTTATCGGATTCACAAAGCAATCAAGTAA
- the LOC136228929 gene encoding mitochondrial pyruvate carrier 1 isoform X2, with translation MASFRAFLNSPMGPKTTHFWGPVANWGFVAAGLVDMNKPPEMISGNMTGAMCIYSMLFMRFAWMVQPRNYLLLACHASNETVQLYQLSRWGKAQGYLPSDKKEKASE, from the exons ATGGCTTCATTCAGAGCATTCTTGAACAGTCCAATGGGTCCAAAAACAACTCATTTCTGGGGTCCTGTTGCCAACTGGGGGTTTGTCGCTGCT GGCTTGGTGGACATGAACAAACCTCCAGAAATGATCTCTGGAAACATGACCGGAG CAATGTGTATTTATTCAATGTTGTTCATGAGGTTTGCATGGATGGTACAACCTCGCAACTACCTGCTTCTAGCATGCCATGCTTCTAATGAGACTGTGCAACTCTATCAACTCTCTCGTTGGGGTAAAGCTCAAGG gTACTTACCATCAGATAAAAAAGAGAAAGCTTCAGAGTAA
- the LOC136231026 gene encoding O-fucosyltransferase 37 — MARARNIQNPFASLIPSPVFNLVSSSPLTYLLFSPRKSPRSHSKFFTPSSAARILSFLFLLILVCFTLLGIFVLSFLPFNRDSVPCSFISPSSQFQLPYSKSHSQFLLASISSELSSVSVNDEPGLGSSMMFPLPIQRISGNLSKEEREFWQQPDGEGFKPCLDFSIRYRKASASISKERKRFLVVVASGGLNQQRNQIVDAVVIARILEAALVLPILQINLIWGDESEFSDIFNAEHFKRILRADVRIVSALPSTHLMSRQSVENQIPMDVSPLWLRAKFSRKLNEEGLLVLKGLASKLSKNLPPDLQKLRCKAAFHALRFANPIQELGNRLARRMWIEGPYIALHLRLEKDVWVRSGCLTGLGHQYDKIIAQVRESQTEYLTGRLNMSYTERRLAGLCPLNAVEMSRLLKALGAPSDVRIYIAGGEPFGGVQALHPLMTEFQNLVARDMLAKEGELSPFLNKSSAMAAIDFIVSLSSNVFIPSHGGNMGRLMQGHRAYVGHLKCIKPNKRGMIPFIEDSSLSNSEFGSIVRMLHKNSRGQPEPRNKKRDRDVIAYPVPECMCKHTTPIF, encoded by the exons ATGGCGAGAGCAAGGAATATTCAGAATCCTTTCGCCTCACTAATTCCATCACCAGTTTTCAACTTAGTATCTTCCTCTCCATTAACCTACCTTCTGTTCTCTCCAAGAAAAAGCCCAAGAAGCCACTCCAAGTTCTTCACACCTTCTTCAGCAGCAAGAATCTTATCTTTCCTCTTTCTCTTAATCCTCGTTTGTTTCACTTTATTAGGCATTTTCGTTCTCAGCTTCTTACCTTTCAACAGAGATTCAGTCCCCTGTTCTTTCATCTCTCCTTCATCTCAATTTCAATTGCCTTATTCTAAGTCGCATTCACAGTTTCTTTTAGCTTCGATTTCTTCGGAGTTGTCTTCTGTAAGTGTAAACGATGAGCCTGGACTGGGAAGTAGTATGATGTTTCCATTACCGATTCAAAGGATTAGCGGGAATTTATCGAAAGAGGAGAGGGAATTCTGGCAGCAGCCTGATGGAGAAGGATTCAAACCATGTTTGGATTTCAGTATCAGATATAGAAAAGCATCTGCTTCGATTTCCAAGGAGAGGAAGAGATTCTTGGTGGTTGTAGCTTCAGGAGGATTGAATCAGCAGAGGAATCAGATTGTTGATGCTGTTGTTATTGCTAGAATTCTTGAAGCAGCTTTGGTTTTGCCAATTTTGCAGATTAATCTGATTTGGGGCGATGAGAG TGAATTCTCTGACATTTTCAATGCGGAACATTTCAAGAGGATTTTGCGAGCAGATGTACGTATTGTATCAGCACTTCCTTCAACTCATTTGATGTCCAGACAGTCTGTTGAAAACCAAATTCCTATGGATGTTTCACCCTTATGGCTCAGAGCAAAGTTCTCCAGAAAG CTGAATGAAGAAGGTCTTCTTGTGTTAAAGGGGCTAGCTTCTAAGCTATCCAAGAACCTTCCACCTGATCTGCAGAAACTTCGGTGCAAG GCGGCCTTCCATGCTTTAAGATTTGCAAACCCTATTCAGGAGCTCGGGAATCGGCTAGCAAGGAGAATGTGGATAGAAGGTCCATATATTGCTCTCCATCTTCGGCTAGAGAAGGATGTCTGGGTCAGAAGTGGATGTCTCACTGGTTTAGGCCACCAGTACGACAAAATAATCGCTCAGGTTCGAGAATCCCAAACCGAATACCTCACAGGAAGACTGAACATGAGTTACACTGAGAGAAGACTCGCGGGTCTTTGTCCTCTCAATGCAGTAGAAATGTCAAG GCTTTTAAAGGCTTTAGGGGCGCCAAGCGATGTGCGGATATACATTGCAGGAGGAGAGCCATTTGGAGGTGTTCAGGCTCTGCATCCACTTATGACTGAATTTCAGAATCTAGTGGCTAGAGACATGTTagcaaaagaaggagaactCTCACCATTTCTAAACAAATCCTCTGCTATGGCTGCCATTGACTTCATTGTCTCATTGAGCAGCAATGTGTTTATTCCATCCCATGGTGGAAACATGGGCAGGCTTATGCAG GGACATCGTGCCTATGTTGGTCACTTGAAATGCATAAAACCGAACAAGCGAGGCATGATTCCTTTCATTGAAGACTCTTCCCTTTCAAATTCAGAATTCGGAAGCATAGTCCGAATGCTACACAAGAATTCTAGAGGCCAGCCTGAGCCAAGAAATAAGAAAAGAGACAGAGATGTGATTGCATACCCAGTTCCTGAATGCATGTGCAAGCACACCACTCCAATCTTTTGA
- the LOC136228929 gene encoding mitochondrial pyruvate carrier 1 isoform X1 → MFLSTRIIVIEVFDMASFRAFLNSPMGPKTTHFWGPVANWGFVAAGLVDMNKPPEMISGNMTGAMCIYSMLFMRFAWMVQPRNYLLLACHASNETVQLYQLSRWGKAQGYLPSDKKEKASE, encoded by the exons ATGTTCTTAAGCACGCGCATCATCGTTATTG AGGTATTCGATATGGCTTCATTCAGAGCATTCTTGAACAGTCCAATGGGTCCAAAAACAACTCATTTCTGGGGTCCTGTTGCCAACTGGGGGTTTGTCGCTGCT GGCTTGGTGGACATGAACAAACCTCCAGAAATGATCTCTGGAAACATGACCGGAG CAATGTGTATTTATTCAATGTTGTTCATGAGGTTTGCATGGATGGTACAACCTCGCAACTACCTGCTTCTAGCATGCCATGCTTCTAATGAGACTGTGCAACTCTATCAACTCTCTCGTTGGGGTAAAGCTCAAGG gTACTTACCATCAGATAAAAAAGAGAAAGCTTCAGAGTAA
- the LOC136231098 gene encoding beta-glucosidase 24-like isoform X1 encodes MDLLPICALALLLLSPSLLPYATASRALGILPKEATQILLSSGEESNVVSRSDFPNDFLFGVSTSALQTEGSLNTGGRKPSIWEPFLKKKQDEVLDKSSADTAIDSYKRYKEDIEHVKNLGVDAYRFSISWTRILPGGSLRDGINQEGIDHYNKIIDTLLEYGIIPFVTLYHFDSPQVLDDKYGGFLNRSIVNDFKDYCDVCFKSFGDRVKNWVTINEPLLVSEFGYDLGLSPPGRCTERKTCAAGNSSVEPYIVTHIHVLCHAAAVKLYREEYQAKQGGEVGVTLVGQFYEPYSESLEDKAAQQRILDFRIGWLLEPLVYGDYPSLMKELVKERLPTFTKQEKQLVKGSFDFIGINYYSSNYAKSIPINLNVPPTSYNDDQFVNRTVKGKDGKYIGPKAEGNAQIYIYPEGLQKMLEFIKRKYKNPKVYVTENGVTEFRDDSLGLVKALHDQHRINYIQQHFYRIHKAIKNGVNVKGYFYWSLFDSFEWLGGYTTRFGFYYVDYKDNLKRIPKVSALWYRNFLQGQRWKST; translated from the exons ATGGATCTTCTTCCTATTTGTGCTCTTGCTTTGCTACTACTCTCTCCCTCTCTGCTTCCTTATG CTACTGCCTCAAGAGCATTAGGAATACTACCAAAGGAGGCGACACAAATTCTTTTGAGCTCCGGTGAAGAATCAAATGTCGTTAGTAGATCAGATTTTCCTAATGATTTTCTGTTTGGAGTATCTACCTCGGCTTTGCAG ACTGAAGGATCTTTAAACACTGGAGGCAGAAAACCAAGCATATGGGAACCTTTTCTCAAGAAGAAACAAG ATGAGGTGCTTGATAAAAGTAGTGCGGATACTGCAATTGATTCTTATAAGCGTTACAAA GAAGATATTGAGCATGTGAAAAACCTTGGCGTAGATGCTTATAGATTTTCTATCTCTTGGACCAGAATTCTTCCTG GTGGATCTTTGAGAGATGGGATAAATCAAGAAGGAATCGATCACTACAACAAGATAATTGATACGTTACTAGAATATG GTATCATACCTTTTGTGACTCTCTATCACTTTGATTCTCCTCAAGTTTTGGATGACAAGTACGGTGGGTTTTTAAACCGATCAATTGT gAATGATTTTAAGGATTATTGTGATGTTTGTTTTAAGAGTTTTGGAGATAGAGTGAAAAATTGGGTTACAATCAATGAGCCACTTCTGGTTTCAGAATTTGGGTATGACCTAGGGCTTTCCCCACCAGGCAGATGTACAGAAAGAAAAACATGTGCAGCTGGTAATTCATCTGTTGAACCTTACATTGTTACCCATATTCATGTACTCTGCCATGCTGCTGCTGTCAAGCTTTACAGGGAAGAATACCAG GCAAAACAAGGGGGAGAGGTTGGGGTAACACTGGTAGGACAATTCTATGAGCCATATTCTGAATCTTTGGAAGATAAAGCTGCACAACAAAGGATCTTGGACTTTAGAATAGGATG GTTATTGGAACCATTAGTATATGGTGATTATCCTAGTCTCATGAAAGAATTGGTGAAGGAAAGGCTTCCTACTTTCACAAAGCAAGAGAAGCAGTTAGTGAAGGGCTCTTTTGATTTTATTGGCATAAActattattcatcaaattatgCCAAAAGCATACCGATCAATCTAAATGTTCCACCTACCAGCTACAACGATGACCAATTTGTAAATAGGACAG TGAAGGGGAAAGATGGAAAATATATAGGCCCAAAG GCTGAAGGGAATgctcaaatttatatttacccAGAAGGACTTCAGAAAATGTTGGAGTTTATCAAGCGAAAATACAAAAACCCCAAGGTCTACGTCACTGAGAATG GGGTTACTGAGTTTCGGGACGATAGCCTTGGATTAGTTAAAGCACTACATGATCAACATAGAATCAATTATATTCAGCAGCATTTTTATCGGATTCACAAAGCAATCAA GAATGGAGTAAATGTGAAAGGATATTTTTACTGGAGTCTATTTGATTCCTTTGAATGGTTAGGAGGATACACAACACGATTTGGATTTTATTATGTAGATTACAAGGACAATCTTAAGCGCATTCCGAAGGTTTCTGCATTATGGTATCGTAATTTCTTGCAAGGTCAGAGATGGAAATCCACCTAA